DNA sequence from the Eulemur rufifrons isolate Redbay chromosome 6, OSU_ERuf_1, whole genome shotgun sequence genome:
TAATGGTACTTAGGTTAAGAATTCATGCTTTAGAGCAGTCCCTTAACTAACTAgctaactaactaactaactaaataaataaaataaattatagatacaCAACCAaaatccaataaataaataaaaactcaatgtTAAAACTGTTCAAGACTGGCTGCTGAGAAAAGCCATCTTTGCATTGTTCCTGGGTCTGGCTTCCTGTTGCGGCAGCTACCTCTGTCACTGCGGATTCTGGCAGCTTTATTGCCAGAGCCCCcaactctcctttcttttccatccCCTGCATCGGATCACTGGTGTACCCCTATATGTCACATGTAGTGTTGGACACCAGCTGCGAGATCACCACGAAGGACTTGAAGCAGAAGAAGGAGGttgtggaggaggcagagaatgGAAGAGTTGCCCCTGCTAATGGAAAAGCTCATGAGGAAAatggggagcaggaggctggCAAGGAGGtagatgaagaagaggaagaaggtggggaggaagtggaggaggaggaagaagctgATGATGAGGAAGAGGATGGAGATGAAGATAAGGAAGCTGAAGGCACCATGGGCAAGTGGGCAGCTGAAGATGATGAGGACGATGATGTTGATACCAAGAGGCAGAAGACTGATGAGGATGACTAgacagcaaaaaaggaaaagttaaacttaaaaaaaaaaaatggccactGTGACCTGTGACCTATTCACCCTCCACTTCCCATCTCAGAATCTAAACTGTTCACCTCCAGTGCAGAGGCCCCTTTGCCCCCTCGCGAGCAGTGCCACCTGCAGGTGACACTGCTCTACACCACCCAACCAAAACCACAAGAATTTGCaacaggggaggaaaaaagaaccaaaacttCCAAAGCcctgctttttttcttaaaagtacttTACAAAGgaaatttgtttgtatttttattaacattttatgttcttgtgcatagcgttagggtcagtCGTTTTTAATGATCTTTGGACAACCAAACCAGCCTTTGGATGTTCTCTGTCCTACTTCTGACTTGACTTGTGGTGTGACCATGTTCATTATaatctcaaaagagaaaaaaaaaaaaacttgtaaaaaaacccaaaaaccacacaaaaacaaTCTTATTCCAAGCATTccagtattctttttttgtatgGACTTAGCTACATGTACTATGAAGTAGTTGGTTTGTATGAGATGGTTAAAAAGGCCAAAGataaaaggtttcttttttttcctttttttgtctaTGAAggtagtgtttattttatttatttatttattggcctGTTTGATGTATGTGTGAAACAATGAATTTTATTTGGCTGAGTTGTTCTagcaaagcaataaaaataaaaaataaaataaaattattcaaatccAAAAGTAGGCagtacatatgttaattagctagatttagtcattaCACAACacatatatacttcaaaatatcattttgtgCATAATAAACACAATTTTACTCCACATAATTATCAGTTTTTGCAGTGTAAACATTTAACatccactctcttagcatttttcaagaatacaatacatcatgattaactacagtcaccatgctgtacaatatatcccttgaatttattcttcctaacagtaattttgtatcatttgaccaacatctccccaatacCTACCCCCAACCTCCCCACCCTCTGTAAACATTATAGTATTCTCTATTTttatgagatcaacatttttagattccacatataagtgagatattgtgatatttgtctttctgtgcctatcTGGCGATTTAAAAGTAAGTCAGTAAATAAATTATCATCAATAAAAAAGTAGACTGTAAGGTAGGaaatgaagcaaaagaaaagcaacaacaaacagatgaaacttctgaaaaataaaatgacagaccTAAATTGAACCATATcactaattacattaaatgtaaatgatgtgAACACACCAATTTAAAACAGAGATAGTGAAactgaataaaaaagcaaaatctaGGTGATAttagcttcatagaatgagttggggaggacaccatctttctcaatgttgtggaataacttctGCGGTATAgctatgagttcttctttgtaagtttggtaaaattcaggtgtgaacccctctgatctgtgactttttttttgttggaatatttttaattgctgctttaatttctgtgcttgatactggtctgttcaggaattccatttcttcctgattgagcctagggaggttgtgtgtttctaagtatttgtccatttcctccacgttttgtagttttggggcatatagattttatagtattcaaagataatgtttgtATCTCTGTGATGTCTGTAGTGAtctctgctttttcatttctaattgagcttattacagtcctttcctttctagtttttgtcaatctagcaagagggctgtcaattttgtttatcttttcaaaaaaccaacttttggttttattaatctaagtgggcaaaggacatgaactgaaacttttcaaaagaagacagaataatggccagcaaacatataaaaaagtgctcaacgtctctaatcattagagaaatgcaaatcaaaaccacaatgcgatatcacttaactccagtgagaatggtctttatcaaaaggtcccaaaacaacaaatgctggcatggatgtggagagataagaacactcttacactgctggtgggactgtacaTTAGTAAAACCCCTCTGGAactaatttggagatatctcaaagagctaaaaatagaaataccatttgataaagcaatcccactactagacatctacccaaaggaaaaaaaaagacattctataataaagacatctgcactcaaatgtttatggcagcacaattcacaattgcaaagatgtgaaaacaacccaagtgcccatcaatacattagtggattaataaaatgtggtatatatataccatggaatactactcaactacaaaaaacagtggtgaactagcacctcatATTATGCTTGATAGAGCTTCAGTCTGTTCTTCAAACTGAGGTatggagaatggaaaaataagcaccacatgtactcaccatcaagttggtacaaactgatcaacactaaggtgctcacattaATATttactgggtgccagtcaggtgggagggaggtggtgggggtgggtaaactcacaactaatggatgtggtgcgcagtgtatgggggaagggcaaacttgtagccctggcttgggcaaggcaaaggcattatatgtaaccaaaatgtttgtacccccataatattctgaaataaaaaaataaaaatatggcacaaaaaggatatgaaaataaaaaatttcaaattaaaaaaaagcaaaatctaaTATCTATGTTGTCTAAAGTacctactttaaatataaatatacaaataaattgaGAAGATTGAAAATATATGGCCtgtaaaaagtatttaaaacaaaactgaaatggctatattaatataagacaaagtagaattcaaaataagaaatattgccaaaaataaacacatacaatGATGACATAAtttctccaaaaatatataaCCATATCAAAGACATATTTACTTAATTGCAAACGTTCAAATTACatgaaagaaaattgataaattgaaagGAAATATGGCCAAATACACAGTTATATTTTGAGGTTTCAAGATTCCTCTTTTAGTACCCAATAGAATAAGTAGAGAGAAAATCAGCAATCAAAAAATTGTGGAAGCTTCAGCTAAAAAATTGATTACAGTGAAATTCATAGCATTAACTAATACTAAAAAAAGCTATGGAATAATAAATTTACATTACCTACTATTACTTACCATCCCTCTTTATTAGTTTAAAGTGCACTAAGGGAAatcaatttgcttattttttttcctgatatgcCTTTTAAGCCCAGATATGTCTGTAGTACATAATAGATGCTCACTAAATATATATCACATGGATAGATAAATGCAAGCATTAATGTTATCAGTAtcatttatatactttattaaCTCACATACTTCAAGAATGACAAattctgaatatttaaattttcacaaGTTTGAAAGATACTCAGTGCTTGCACCAGCAGTGTGAATGAATCCCTTGAGAGTCCATATTCATGCTCAAAGGAGTCCCTAAGTTGCACCCTCCTCCTAAGTTGTCAGGTGAAAGCCATATGACTTGCCacttgtttctcttcttcctacTTCTCACTAGCTTTCCTTATGGTTATGGTGATAGTACAAGTTAACCAAACTCTGATTAATTATCATCTGAATCATTTATGTTAAAATTACTCCCTCCGAAAAGCCACACACTCAGAAAGACCTTTCTATTTGGTTAATCTTATAAGATATGCCAATAAATGGATTGCATAAAATACCAAGTGAACACATGCATACAGAAGGAATGATACTGAAATAATCTCACCTTTATTGAATGCTTAAGTATGCTAGAATGTAAGTGTTAAACACTTTATAATCATTAACTTATGGGATAGGTATTATTGTATCTGTTTTACAGATGCTAAGATAGGTTAGGTAAATTGTACATAAACTTCCACTTACAGTAGTAGTAAGTGGAAGAATTGAGATTCTAATTCCTGGTCTTGCTGATGCTATTAATAGAATCCAAGAAATTTATATCAAACAATGATAGGAGGGTAGGAATGAGCAGAAAAGAAAGCCCCAAAATTATTagctgattttaattttgaataactGTAGAACACATTCTCGGATCTGTTTGGTTCTTACTCCATAGATGATAGGGTTCAGCATAGGGGGTACCAACAAATACATGTTGGCCAGAAGGATGTGGGTGTGGCGTGGTATATGCTTGCTAAAGCGGTGggtgaggaaggagaaaagagcagGGATGTGGAAGGTGAGGATGACACAAACGTGGGACCCACAGGTGCTAAGCGTCTTCAATCTAGCATCTTTAGAAGGGATACCGAATACAGTACGGAGAATCTGCACATAGGACAGAGAGATGCATGTCACATCAGTCCCAACAATTAATATAATAACTGCCAAACTATATAGACTATTGATGGAAATGTCTGCACAAGCCAATTTCACCACAGCCATATGCTCACAGTATGTGTGTGGGACCACATTGGTCTGGCAATATGGCCACCTTCTTACCAAGAAGGGATGTGGTGTCATTAGCAATAACCCACGTAGAAGGGCCACGATACCAACCTGAGCCACTGCAGAATTTGTAAGAATGGATGAATGTCTCAGAGGATTGCAAATTGCCACATACCGGTCCAGTGCCATGGCCACAAGAAGCCCTGACTCCACCCCAGAGAAAGCATGGATGAAAAACATCTGAGTGAGGCAGGCATGAAAGTTGATCTCATGATAATTGAACCAGAAGACACCCAACATCTTAGGAAGAGTAGAGGTTGACAAGATGAGGTCTGTGATGGCcaacatggaaagaaaataatacatgggTTCATGGAGAATAGTTTCAGTTTTGATGATGAAAAGGATGACTATGTTTCCCATGAGAGCAACAACATACATTGAGCAGAAAGGAATAGATATCCAAATGTGAAAGTCTTCTAAACCAGGTATGCCCATCAGGATGAAGGTACTGGGATTGGTGAATGTGGTGACGTTAGAGTTATGCTTGGCGATACTGGCTACATGAAACATACTCTTGCCAACATTTTCCACCTTTGTCCTTGTAGCAGTGCTATGTGCATGCACTCTGCTAAATCTGCAATAGAATTACTCAGTATAAAAATACAACCAGAAAAgtttatctatattttaagtCTCCCTTTGTGAGGTTTTTGGAAATTAGAAGTGTTACATCCCTTATTGTCAGCTATTAATCTTGTTAAGTAGTGGTGTGGTGGAGTAGAAACAATATTCTCTGCTTATGACCCTGCCTGGGACTCAGAACCTCCATAGTATTCTGCCTGATATTAGGTGTTCTCATTCTACTTGTATAGCTAGGCTGAGCAAAAGTCTCGATAAGTAACATAGGTTCTTCATATCCTAACAAACAAGACAAAGGGGAAAATCTACAACATTTTCCGTAAGAAGATATATccctacaaattttttttttttttttttgagacagagtctcactctggtgcccgggctagaatgctgtggcatcagcttagctcacagcaacctcaaactcctggactcaagcaatccttctgcctcagcctcccaagtagctgggactacaggcatgtgccaccatgcccggctaatttttctatatatattttagctgtccatataatttctttctatttttagtagagacggggtcttgctcttgctcaggctggtctcgaactcctgagctcaaacaatctgccgcctcagtctcccagagtgctaagattacaggcgtgagccaccgggcccggcctaCCCCTACAAATTAATTATGGTCTTGGAGACTTTAAGTATGAGGCAACCAAAATAGATATCTGTGAGAACAATAAGCTTTTCATAATTACAGCCTACGTGAATGacaatacatttttgaaatttgcCTCCATGCTGAATGCCTCTcttttggccataaaaagaagaGAGTCTAATCACTTAAATGTGTAATATTTCCAGGATACCAACAAAGCCATTGACACTTAAGATGCCCCAAAATAAATATGCTTC
Encoded proteins:
- the LOC138384096 gene encoding prothymosin alpha-like, with translation MSHVVLDTSCEITTKDLKQKKEVVEEAENGRVAPANGKAHEENGEQEAGKEVDEEEEEGGEEVEEEEEADDEEEDGDEDKEAEGTMGKWAAEDDEDDDVDTKRQKTDEDD